Proteins found in one Cloacibacillus sp. genomic segment:
- a CDS encoding DMT family transporter — IMFLWFVLRKESYKLVLSRKMYGIYLLLALFTMFFNATGYLISCTYLSVPQALIIHYTFPLVTMIGGVFVTSEKPSVSQYIGSIMVLMGLYIGFMFGTTASNVRISTMGLAWGILSVLGLSGQTLISRKISLTGLSDPLVQLFYVHCFGGLLLIIGKSVLLGWEDLVHLTPAIFFVMQYPAIVSGLIAFGLLFASLKYIPASIASMLCTLEILFALLLTPILLHQIPTFYEIIACGIILFAVLYSTWKPKKLSRI, encoded by the coding sequence TATTATGTTTCTATGGTTTGTTCTACGAAAAGAGAGCTATAAGCTGGTTTTATCGCGAAAAATGTATGGTATATATCTCTTGCTTGCTCTGTTTACAATGTTTTTTAATGCTACAGGTTATTTGATTTCCTGCACCTATTTATCAGTACCTCAAGCCTTAATAATCCACTATACTTTTCCGCTTGTTACAATGATAGGCGGTGTGTTTGTAACGTCAGAAAAACCTTCCGTTAGCCAGTATATAGGTAGTATTATGGTGCTTATGGGTTTATATATTGGGTTTATGTTTGGAACAACCGCATCTAATGTAAGAATTTCAACTATGGGATTAGCTTGGGGGATACTTTCAGTCTTAGGATTATCTGGACAGACGCTTATATCTCGTAAAATCTCACTGACAGGTTTATCTGATCCTCTTGTCCAGTTATTTTATGTTCATTGTTTCGGGGGACTCTTGTTGATTATTGGAAAAAGCGTATTGCTAGGATGGGAAGATCTCGTGCATCTGACGCCGGCGATTTTCTTTGTTATGCAATATCCGGCTATTGTCTCTGGGTTGATTGCGTTTGGACTTTTGTTTGCATCTCTCAAATACATTCCAGCCTCTATTGCAAGCATGTTATGTACTCTCGAGATTTTATTTGCGCTATTATTAACTCCCATATTGCTTCATCAGATTCCTACATTTTATGAAATTATAGCTTGTGGCATTATCCTTTTTGCAGTGCTTTATTCAACATGGAAACCTAAGAAATTATCGCGTATCTGA